One window from the genome of Bacteroidota bacterium encodes:
- a CDS encoding YihA family ribosome biogenesis GTP-binding protein: protein MNITSAKFISSFAEISKLPNTQLPEMAFIGRSNVGKSSLINMLTGQAKLAKTSATPGKTQTINHFLIDDYWYLVDLPGYGYAKVSKTLREKWEGMISSYMLKREPLCNVFVLIDCRLPPQKIDIEFVNWLGENGLPLSIVFTKADKLKPSELQRNTTAFLDELLTVWETLPPYFITSAEKKTGKDEVLTYIQKILASQE, encoded by the coding sequence ATGAATATCACAAGTGCTAAGTTTATAAGCAGTTTTGCAGAGATAAGTAAACTCCCCAATACGCAATTACCCGAAATGGCTTTTATCGGCCGCTCAAACGTGGGTAAATCCTCACTAATTAATATGCTGACGGGACAGGCCAAACTGGCAAAAACATCTGCTACCCCCGGAAAAACCCAAACCATCAATCACTTTTTGATTGACGATTATTGGTATTTGGTGGATTTGCCCGGCTACGGTTATGCCAAGGTATCAAAAACATTGCGCGAAAAATGGGAAGGTATGATTAGCTCGTATATGCTAAAACGTGAGCCCTTGTGCAATGTATTTGTGCTGATTGATTGCCGCCTGCCGCCCCAAAAAATTGATATTGAGTTTGTAAACTGGCTGGGTGAAAACGGGTTGCCTTTGAGCATTGTTTTTACAAAAGCTGATAAACTAAAGCCAAGCGAGTTGCAACGCAACACTACTGCTTTTTTGGATGAACTGCTAACGGTTTGGGAAACCCTGCCTCCTTATTTTATTACTTCGGCTGAGAAGAAAACAGGTAAGGATGAGGTGCTTACTTACATACAAAAGATACTGGCTAGTCAGGAGTAG
- a CDS encoding superoxide dismutase produces MAFELPALDYAYNALEPHIDARTMEIHHSKHHQAYVTNLNNAIAGTDAEGLSIEDICRNISKYAPAVRNNGGGHYNHSLFWNIMAPGKGGVPTGALGDAITSTFGSFDAFKEKFAAAAATRFGSGWAWLIKNAEGKLEVTSTPNQDNPLMDIADVKGTPLLGIDVWEHAYYLNYQNRRPDYVAAFWNVINWDAVAARF; encoded by the coding sequence ATGGCTTTTGAATTACCCGCACTAGACTATGCATACAATGCGCTTGAACCGCACATTGATGCACGCACAATGGAAATACACCATAGCAAACACCACCAAGCATACGTTACCAACCTTAATAATGCTATCGCCGGAACTGATGCAGAAGGTTTGAGCATTGAAGATATTTGCCGCAACATCAGCAAATATGCTCCTGCCGTTCGCAACAACGGTGGTGGTCATTACAACCACAGCCTGTTTTGGAATATCATGGCCCCCGGCAAAGGCGGCGTTCCTACAGGTGCTTTAGGCGATGCTATCACCAGCACTTTTGGTTCTTTTGATGCATTTAAAGAAAAATTTGCCGCTGCTGCTGCTACCCGTTTTGGTAGCGGATGGGCTTGGTTGATTAAAAATGCCGAAGGTAAGCTTGAAGTAACCAGCACCCCTAACCAAGATAATCCTTTGATGGACATTGCCGACGTAAAAGGCACTCCGTTGTTGGGTATCGACGTATGGGAACACGCGTATTACCTTAACTACCAAAACCGCCGCCCTGATTACGTAGCAGCATTTTGGAATGTAATTAACTGGGATGCCGTAGCGGCTCGCTTTTAA
- a CDS encoding T9SS type A sorting domain-containing protein, with amino-acid sequence MKPFLPTGVKPVAVVSSHHSRYKTCCYCVDDVCHTVFILNYITCFLKPIIQLMKKTLLVTSLLFLVSTAVTAQFNKNRSVLVTATVSESPAAITLKFPKFTDATRIRVFRKAKEDKDWGNVYANLGTGDSTYTDNAVTVGQAYEYLVFKEGGSTGALGSVYAGINHAVEEQHGTLALVIDNNYLQPLATEIAMLEKDLIGDGWQVQRIITERTDAVTAVRDKIKTVPNVKAVFLLGRVPVPYSGSIYPDGHPDHSGAWPCDGYYGDVDGLWTDNIVSTSSASRAENKNQPGDGKFDASQFDSDVDLMVGRVDLSRLPAFAGQSDTALLRYYLQKNHSYRIGQLTAPARALIDDNFQSFTIASSNWRNFAPMVGSANIVDNVNNGVDYNADLKKDWYLWSGACGGGWYSSCGGVINTAQFAADSIKTIFTSLAGSYFGDWDIQDALLRAALASKPSILASFWGGIPNWALHHMALGECIGYGARLTQNENGTLYEGNFNGSQRLIHIALMGDPTLRMHVALAPTTIDAVETGTKKVTVSWTASTDANVVGYHVYRAPHLYGKYVKVNLTLVNGTSFVDNDPLQGHNVYMVRAVKKETTPSGTYYNLSQGMFDSTDITFPAGIDQLAETNLQLAVYPNPATTELTIAPAGFNGPALKGSLMNLVGQVVRTFAIENGTNTLPIADLPAGIYFIQVQGNGYKGVTKFVRE; translated from the coding sequence ATGAAACCATTCTTGCCGACGGGTGTAAAACCCGTCGCTGTTGTATCCTCACATCACAGCAGGTATAAAACCTGCTGCTATTGCGTTGATGATGTTTGCCACACCGTTTTTATTCTAAATTATATAACTTGCTTCTTAAAGCCAATTATACAATTGATGAAAAAAACTCTACTCGTTACCTCACTTCTATTTCTTGTTTCAACGGCTGTAACGGCACAATTCAATAAAAACCGTTCGGTGTTGGTTACGGCAACGGTAAGCGAAAGTCCGGCTGCTATTACCCTTAAATTTCCAAAGTTTACTGATGCTACCCGCATACGGGTGTTTAGAAAAGCGAAGGAAGATAAGGACTGGGGCAATGTGTATGCTAACCTTGGCACGGGCGACAGTACTTATACCGATAATGCGGTTACCGTGGGTCAAGCCTACGAGTATTTGGTATTTAAAGAAGGCGGAAGCACGGGCGCACTGGGCAGTGTGTATGCCGGTATAAACCATGCTGTCGAAGAACAGCACGGCACGCTTGCGCTTGTGATTGATAATAATTATTTGCAACCGCTGGCCACCGAAATTGCCATGCTTGAAAAAGATTTGATTGGTGACGGCTGGCAAGTGCAACGCATTATCACTGAACGTACCGATGCAGTTACGGCGGTTAGGGATAAAATAAAGACTGTACCTAATGTGAAAGCCGTGTTTCTGTTGGGAAGAGTACCTGTCCCCTATTCAGGGAGTATATACCCTGACGGACACCCCGACCATTCGGGGGCTTGGCCTTGCGACGGGTATTACGGTGATGTAGATGGTTTGTGGACGGATAATATTGTAAGTACTTCGTCGGCATCAAGGGCTGAGAATAAAAACCAACCCGGTGATGGTAAGTTTGATGCCAGCCAGTTTGATAGCGATGTGGATTTAATGGTAGGCCGCGTTGACCTTTCTCGCTTGCCTGCTTTTGCGGGACAAAGTGATACGGCGTTGCTGCGTTACTACCTGCAAAAAAACCACAGCTACCGCATTGGACAGCTTACTGCCCCTGCAAGGGCGTTGATTGACGATAATTTTCAATCGTTTACAATTGCTTCGTCAAACTGGCGAAACTTTGCGCCCATGGTGGGCTCTGCAAACATTGTAGACAATGTGAACAACGGCGTTGACTACAATGCTGATTTGAAAAAAGACTGGTATTTATGGAGCGGGGCTTGCGGCGGCGGTTGGTACTCGTCTTGCGGCGGAGTAATCAACACCGCACAGTTTGCTGCGGATAGCATTAAAACCATTTTCACCTCGCTGGCAGGCAGTTATTTTGGCGATTGGGACATCCAAGATGCTTTGTTGCGTGCTGCATTGGCTTCAAAACCTTCGATACTGGCAAGTTTTTGGGGCGGTATTCCCAACTGGGCATTGCACCACATGGCATTGGGCGAATGTATCGGATACGGTGCGCGACTTACCCAAAACGAAAACGGCACATTGTATGAAGGAAACTTTAACGGCTCGCAACGCTTGATACACATTGCGCTGATGGGCGACCCTACCCTGCGTATGCACGTAGCGTTAGCCCCTACTACTATTGACGCTGTTGAAACGGGTACAAAAAAGGTAACGGTAAGCTGGACGGCCTCTACCGATGCTAATGTGGTGGGCTACCACGTGTACCGCGCCCCGCATTTGTACGGCAAGTATGTGAAGGTCAATCTTACGTTGGTAAACGGTACTAGCTTTGTTGACAATGACCCTTTGCAAGGCCACAACGTATATATGGTGCGTGCGGTGAAAAAGGAGACTACTCCATCGGGTACGTATTATAATTTGAGCCAAGGGATGTTTGACAGTACGGATATTACCTTCCCCGCGGGGATAGACCAATTGGCTGAAACGAACTTGCAACTGGCTGTGTACCCCAACCCTGCTACAACTGAACTTACCATTGCTCCCGCCGGCTTTAACGGCCCTGCTCTTAAGGGCAGCCTTATGAACCTTGTGGGACAAGTGGTACGTACCTTTGCCATTGAAAATGGTACTAATACGTTACCTATCGCTGATTTGCCCGCAGGTATTTACTTTATTCAAGTGCAAGGCAACGGGTACAAGGGTGTTACTAAGTTTGTGAGGGAGTAA
- the ubiE gene encoding bifunctional demethylmenaquinone methyltransferase/2-methoxy-6-polyprenyl-1,4-benzoquinol methylase UbiE translates to METVTPYKDSELGKKQQVEKMFDSIAHRYDFLNHFLSMGIDKGWRRKAINLLKPIKPQSVLDIATGTGDIAFEVNKRLNPQTLVGLDLSEGMLSFAREKAQKRNLQDKISFVKGDSENLEFADNSFDAVIVAFGVRNFENLQKGLSEIFRVLKPGGKLVVLEFSKPKKTPIKQLYNFYFSNILPLWGKMISKDQSAYTYLPQSVMAFPEGDAFCGIMKSTGFNTVEQKTLTFGICTVYSGIR, encoded by the coding sequence TTGGAAACCGTAACCCCTTATAAAGACTCAGAACTGGGCAAGAAGCAGCAGGTAGAAAAGATGTTTGACAGCATTGCCCACCGCTACGATTTTTTGAATCATTTTCTTTCGATGGGTATTGATAAAGGCTGGAGGCGCAAAGCCATCAACCTGCTAAAACCCATTAAACCCCAAAGCGTATTGGATATAGCCACCGGAACCGGTGACATTGCTTTTGAGGTGAACAAACGATTGAACCCGCAAACACTGGTAGGTCTTGACTTATCAGAGGGTATGCTGAGCTTTGCCCGCGAAAAAGCCCAAAAGCGTAATTTGCAGGATAAAATCAGTTTTGTGAAGGGCGATAGCGAAAATCTTGAGTTTGCAGACAATAGTTTTGATGCTGTAATCGTTGCTTTTGGTGTAAGGAACTTTGAAAACCTTCAAAAAGGACTATCCGAAATTTTCAGGGTGTTGAAACCCGGAGGCAAATTGGTGGTGCTTGAATTTTCTAAACCTAAAAAAACACCCATTAAGCAACTGTATAATTTTTACTTTAGCAATATCTTGCCCCTGTGGGGAAAGATGATTTCAAAAGACCAGAGTGCATATACATACCTTCCGCAATCAGTAATGGCATTTCCTGAAGGGGATGCGTTTTGCGGGATTATGAAAAGCACCGGTTTTAATACAGTTGAACAGAAAACATTAACCTTCGGCATTTGTACGGTTTACTCAGGCATACGATAA
- a CDS encoding 30S ribosomal protein S21 codes for MIIVNVKENESLDKALKKFKKKFEKTGVLKELRRRQAFEKPSISRRMQIIKAAYKQSQQITGE; via the coding sequence ATGATTATAGTTAACGTAAAAGAAAACGAAAGCTTAGATAAAGCCCTTAAGAAGTTTAAAAAGAAGTTTGAAAAAACTGGAGTACTGAAAGAACTTCGTCGCCGTCAGGCCTTTGAGAAACCCTCAATTTCTCGTCGTATGCAAATCATTAAGGCTGCCTACAAGCAATCGCAACAAATCACAGGCGAATAA
- the tgt gene encoding tRNA guanosine(34) transglycosylase Tgt, which translates to MKFTVQAEDKNSKARTGEVETAHGVIQTPIFMPVGTAGTVKAVTQHDLKEHINAQIILGNTYHLYLRPGTDVLKQAGGLHKFINWDRPILTDSGGYQVFSLADNRKLTEEGAKFKSHIDGSMHLFTPEGVMDIQRLIGADIIMAFDECTPYPCEPKYAKNSMELTHRWLKRCVDHFRATDPLYGYEQTLFPIVQGSVYADLRKQSAEYIASMDCDGNAIGGLSVGEPAEMMYEMTELVCGILPRSKPRYLMGVGTPANLLECIALGIDMFDCVMPTRNARNGMLFTAEGTMNMRNEKWKEDFSPVDETITPHFSKAYLRHLIHAGEMLGAMIASRHNLTFYLWLMEQARQKINEGTFFEWKQQMVPKLQRRL; encoded by the coding sequence ATGAAATTTACAGTACAGGCAGAAGATAAAAACAGCAAAGCCCGCACGGGCGAAGTAGAAACAGCGCACGGGGTGATACAAACCCCCATTTTTATGCCTGTGGGTACGGCAGGCACCGTAAAAGCAGTTACCCAACACGATTTAAAAGAACACATCAACGCCCAAATAATATTGGGCAATACCTACCATTTATACTTGCGCCCCGGCACCGATGTTTTAAAACAGGCCGGCGGCTTGCATAAGTTTATTAATTGGGACAGACCAATACTTACCGATAGCGGCGGGTATCAGGTATTTTCATTGGCCGATAACCGTAAGCTAACAGAAGAAGGTGCTAAGTTCAAATCGCACATCGACGGTAGTATGCACCTGTTTACTCCTGAAGGGGTAATGGACATACAACGCCTGATAGGGGCTGATATAATTATGGCTTTTGATGAGTGTACTCCATACCCTTGCGAGCCTAAATATGCCAAAAACTCAATGGAGCTTACCCACCGTTGGTTAAAAAGGTGTGTAGACCATTTTAGAGCCACCGACCCTTTGTACGGGTACGAGCAAACGCTTTTTCCCATTGTGCAGGGCAGTGTGTATGCTGATTTGCGCAAACAATCGGCAGAATACATTGCAAGCATGGATTGCGATGGCAATGCTATTGGCGGTCTTTCAGTAGGCGAGCCTGCCGAGATGATGTATGAAATGACGGAGCTGGTATGCGGTATTTTGCCCCGCAGCAAACCCCGTTACCTGATGGGTGTAGGCACTCCCGCAAACTTGCTTGAATGTATTGCATTGGGCATAGATATGTTTGATTGTGTGATGCCTACCCGCAATGCCCGCAACGGAATGCTATTTACTGCCGAAGGCACAATGAACATGCGCAACGAGAAGTGGAAAGAAGATTTTAGCCCCGTTGACGAAACCATTACCCCGCATTTTAGCAAAGCCTACCTGCGCCATTTGATACACGCGGGCGAAATGTTGGGAGCTATGATAGCCAGTCGCCACAACCTTACTTTTTATCTATGGTTGATGGAACAAGCCCGTCAAAAAATAAACGAAGGCACTTTTTTTGAGTGGAAACAACAAATGGTTCCAAAATTGCAAAGAAGGCTGTAA
- a CDS encoding YjgP/YjgQ family permease has product MITTIVLTIIDRYILKKYFTTFFFSLGLAIMVSIVVDTSEKMDDFISSKVSFGGLVFGYYIYFVPYFYNLFSPLFTFLAVLLITSKMASDSEIVSILASGVSFKRLLRPFLIGAAVLAVITYLLNSWVIPETEQRRVDFQNRVLKGRKLDNNWKNNIHRQLEKGQFLYLQTYNNKDSFGYHMTLDRFEGLDLKQKIYAEKLYWNSESQSWALQNYFIREFLPSGDEGIKKGDQMDISMNFNPQDVFRRNDEVGVLNNREINEFIEAEKIRGAENIDFYLIEKYRRIAFPFAGVILTLIAFVISSRKVRGGVGIHLGLGVLIGGSFMLFSHFGNTFATSGGLDPLIAVWIPNLLFLIIGLYMYSKAPK; this is encoded by the coding sequence CTGATAACCACGATAGTGTTAACGATAATCGACAGGTACATATTAAAAAAATACTTTACCACCTTTTTCTTTTCATTAGGGTTGGCCATAATGGTATCTATCGTTGTTGATACTTCTGAAAAGATGGACGACTTTATCAGCTCCAAAGTATCCTTTGGGGGGCTGGTGTTTGGGTATTACATTTATTTTGTACCGTATTTTTATAACCTGTTTAGCCCGCTGTTCACCTTTTTGGCCGTATTGCTTATTACCTCCAAAATGGCTTCCGATTCAGAAATCGTTTCCATACTTGCCAGCGGGGTCAGTTTCAAACGGCTTTTACGTCCGTTTCTCATTGGTGCAGCAGTGCTAGCCGTTATCACCTACTTATTAAACTCTTGGGTGATACCCGAAACCGAACAACGGCGCGTTGATTTTCAGAACCGAGTTCTTAAAGGTCGCAAGCTGGATAACAACTGGAAAAACAACATTCACCGCCAGCTTGAAAAAGGGCAGTTTCTTTACCTTCAAACCTATAATAATAAAGACAGCTTCGGTTACCACATGACATTAGACCGTTTTGAGGGGCTTGATTTAAAACAAAAAATTTACGCTGAAAAACTGTACTGGAATTCCGAAAGTCAATCGTGGGCCTTGCAGAATTATTTTATCCGTGAGTTTTTACCATCAGGAGATGAGGGTATAAAAAAGGGCGACCAGATGGATATTTCGATGAATTTTAATCCGCAGGACGTTTTCAGGCGAAACGATGAAGTGGGCGTACTAAACAACCGCGAAATCAATGAATTTATCGAAGCCGAAAAAATACGCGGAGCAGAAAACATAGATTTTTATTTGATTGAAAAATACCGCCGCATAGCATTCCCTTTTGCCGGCGTCATACTCACCCTCATCGCCTTTGTAATATCATCGCGCAAGGTGCGGGGCGGGGTGGGCATCCATCTTGGCTTGGGAGTATTAATAGGGGGCAGCTTTATGCTGTTTAGCCATTTTGGTAACACCTTTGCCACCTCAGGCGGTTTAGATCCCTTAATTGCAGTATGGATACCCAACCTCTTGTTCTTGATTATCGGGTTGTATATGTACTCAAAAGCACCAAAATAA
- a CDS encoding aminotransferase class I/II-fold pyridoxal phosphate-dependent enzyme, with the protein MDLFEKIAGKPGPLGMWSEGAEGYYMFPKLEGEISSRMIFRGKTKLIWSLNNYLGLANHPEVRKADADAAAQFGMAYPMGARMMSGNSNYHEQLERELASFVGYDDAILLNYGYQGMVSAIDTLVDRHDVIVYDAESHACIIDGVRLHMGKRFVYNHNDMDSLETQLKRATRVAAENNGGILVITEGVFGMSGAQGNIKGIVALKEKYNFRLFVDDAHGFGTMGKTGAGIGEEQDVTNGIDIYFGTFAKSMAGIGAFIGGNKMVVKHLRYNMRSQIFAKSLPMPMVIGALKRLELLRSQPEHKEKLWTIVNALQNGLRERGFNIGVTSSPVTPVILNGTIPEATALTHDLRENYDIFCSIVVYPVVPKGVILLRLIPTAAHSLADVEETLKAFSEVKEKLAQGVYNVDKLVAVY; encoded by the coding sequence ATGGATTTATTTGAGAAGATAGCAGGTAAGCCCGGTCCGCTGGGCATGTGGTCCGAAGGGGCCGAAGGGTATTATATGTTCCCAAAACTTGAAGGCGAAATCAGTAGCCGCATGATTTTTAGGGGCAAAACCAAACTTATTTGGAGCTTAAATAACTACTTGGGGCTGGCCAACCACCCCGAAGTGCGCAAAGCCGATGCGGACGCCGCTGCACAATTCGGTATGGCCTACCCGATGGGTGCCCGCATGATGAGCGGTAACAGCAACTACCACGAGCAATTGGAGCGTGAGCTTGCAAGCTTTGTAGGGTACGATGATGCCATATTGCTAAACTACGGCTACCAAGGTATGGTAAGTGCCATTGACACTTTGGTTGACCGCCACGACGTAATTGTGTACGATGCTGAAAGCCACGCTTGTATTATCGACGGGGTGCGCCTGCACATGGGCAAACGTTTTGTGTACAACCACAACGATATGGACAGCCTTGAAACCCAGTTGAAACGCGCTACCCGTGTAGCTGCTGAAAACAACGGAGGTATATTGGTGATTACTGAAGGTGTGTTTGGAATGAGCGGTGCGCAAGGCAACATAAAAGGCATAGTAGCACTGAAAGAAAAATACAACTTCCGTTTGTTTGTGGATGACGCACACGGTTTCGGCACAATGGGTAAAACCGGCGCAGGGATAGGAGAGGAGCAAGACGTAACCAACGGTATCGATATTTATTTCGGAACCTTTGCTAAGAGCATGGCAGGTATCGGTGCATTTATAGGCGGTAACAAAATGGTTGTAAAACACCTGCGCTATAATATGCGTTCGCAAATATTTGCCAAAAGTTTGCCCATGCCAATGGTTATCGGTGCTTTGAAACGCCTAGAACTGTTGCGCAGCCAACCCGAACACAAAGAGAAACTGTGGACGATAGTAAACGCATTGCAAAACGGCTTACGTGAACGTGGCTTTAATATTGGTGTAACCTCATCGCCCGTTACCCCCGTAATATTAAACGGAACCATACCCGAAGCCACTGCACTTACCCACGATTTACGTGAGAACTACGATATTTTCTGCTCAATAGTAGTATATCCTGTAGTACCCAAAGGAGTTATTTTATTACGCTTGATACCTACTGCTGCACACAGCCTTGCTGATGTAGAAGAAACGTTGAAAGCCTTTAGCGAAGTGAAAGAAAAACTGGCGCAAGGCGTTTACAACGTCGATAAACTGGTAGCAGTGTACTAA
- a CDS encoding PorT family protein, which yields MYGLLRHTIKVTVWLILLVGSAQLSAQQLNMPNYWSKKKLHFGFTLGANNNDFKIRLDNEFLNIDTLHSISVRRFPGFVLGGIADFSFAENFNLRALPSIAFAQRNLVYKFTNSRSNREVKIESVYLEIPLLVKYRTRRFGNYGFYVTGGFKYSYDLASNIDAQRSLADPVVAVQPHTFSYELGAGFDIYFPFFKLSPELKLTNGISNALVKDGYVYTESMNGLWSRIVNFSFHFE from the coding sequence TTGTACGGTTTACTCAGGCATACGATAAAAGTAACAGTTTGGCTTATCCTGCTGGTTGGCAGCGCGCAACTTAGTGCCCAACAGCTAAATATGCCCAACTATTGGTCGAAAAAGAAATTGCATTTCGGCTTTACGTTGGGTGCCAATAATAACGACTTCAAAATCCGTTTGGATAATGAGTTCCTTAATATTGATACCCTGCATAGTATTTCGGTTAGGCGTTTCCCAGGATTTGTATTGGGCGGCATTGCCGATTTTAGCTTTGCCGAAAACTTTAACCTGCGTGCACTACCCTCAATAGCCTTTGCGCAGCGTAACCTTGTATATAAATTCACCAACTCAAGAAGCAATCGCGAGGTAAAAATCGAATCGGTGTATTTAGAGATACCTTTATTAGTAAAATACCGTACCCGCCGTTTTGGCAATTACGGGTTTTATGTAACAGGCGGGTTTAAATACAGCTACGATTTGGCTTCAAACATTGATGCCCAACGCAGTCTTGCCGACCCCGTGGTGGCAGTTCAGCCGCATACATTCAGCTACGAGTTAGGCGCAGGATTCGATATTTACTTCCCTTTCTTTAAACTTTCACCCGAGCTAAAACTTACCAACGGCATCAGCAATGCACTGGTAAAAGACGGCTACGTATATACCGAAAGCATGAACGGTTTGTGGAGTCGTATTGTAAACTTTTCGTTTCACTTTGAATAA
- a CDS encoding thymidine kinase has translation MFIEPTGNRGRQKGWIEVVCGCMFSGKTEELIRRLKRARFAHQRVEIFKPMTDVRYHEQNIVSHDASEIRSTPVDSSLNILLMAGDAEVIGIDEAQFFDNELPNVCAEMAARGIRVIVAGLDMDYRGQPFGPMPNLMAKAEFVTKVHAICMKCGDLATHSFRTTHQTDQVLLGEKESYEPRCRRCFNEDFKP, from the coding sequence ATGTTTATAGAACCCACCGGAAACAGGGGCAGACAAAAAGGATGGATAGAGGTAGTGTGCGGTTGTATGTTCAGCGGTAAAACCGAGGAGCTGATACGTCGTCTCAAAAGGGCGAGGTTTGCCCACCAGCGGGTAGAGATTTTTAAACCGATGACGGATGTGCGCTACCACGAGCAAAACATCGTCTCACACGATGCTAGTGAGATTCGTTCTACTCCCGTTGATTCTTCCCTTAATATCTTATTGATGGCGGGTGATGCCGAGGTGATTGGTATTGACGAGGCCCAGTTTTTTGATAACGAGTTACCCAACGTTTGTGCCGAGATGGCTGCACGCGGCATTAGGGTAATAGTGGCAGGATTGGACATGGATTATAGAGGTCAGCCTTTTGGACCCATGCCAAATTTGATGGCAAAAGCTGAGTTTGTAACCAAAGTACACGCTATATGTATGAAGTGCGGTGATTTGGCCACCCACTCATTCCGTACCACCCACCAAACCGACCAAGTTTTGCTGGGTGAAAAAGAAAGCTACGAACCCCGTTGCCGTCGCTGCTTTAATGAAGATTTTAAACCTTGA
- a CDS encoding acyl-CoA dehydrogenase: MIDTSTTLGFAETENMKMVRDMVRDFADRHIRPKMMEWDESQEFPIEVFKQLGQLGLMGVLVPTEYGGSGFGYFEYATVISEISKVCGSIGLSVAAHNSLCTGHIMYFGSEEQKQKYLPKLATAEWIGAWGLTEPNTGSDAFRMMTVGVQDGDYWVINGAKSWITHGKSGDVAVVMVRTGELLDSNGITAFVIEKGTPGFSAGRKENKLGMRASETTELIFENCRVHKSQILGEVGQGFKQAMKVLEGGRISIAALSLGIAKGAYEASLKYAREREQFGKPIGEFQAIGFKLADMATQIEASELLIMQAADCKNRNMPLNKLSAMAKYYASEVAVKVSTEAVQIFGGYGYTKDYPVEKFYRDSKLCTIGEGTSEIQKLVISREILK, translated from the coding sequence ATGATAGATACTTCCACAACATTGGGTTTTGCAGAAACCGAGAATATGAAGATGGTGCGCGATATGGTGCGCGATTTTGCCGACCGCCATATAAGGCCAAAAATGATGGAATGGGACGAAAGTCAAGAGTTTCCTATCGAGGTTTTTAAACAATTGGGCCAGCTGGGTTTGATGGGCGTTTTAGTTCCCACAGAATACGGAGGCTCAGGTTTCGGATACTTTGAGTATGCAACCGTAATCAGCGAAATTTCTAAAGTTTGCGGTTCAATAGGTCTTTCGGTAGCTGCGCACAACTCATTGTGCACCGGCCACATTATGTACTTTGGTTCAGAAGAACAAAAACAAAAATACTTACCAAAACTTGCCACTGCTGAGTGGATTGGTGCTTGGGGTCTTACCGAGCCCAACACAGGTTCAGATGCATTCCGCATGATGACGGTAGGCGTGCAGGATGGTGATTACTGGGTGATAAACGGTGCAAAAAGCTGGATTACACACGGTAAAAGCGGTGATGTAGCAGTAGTGATGGTGCGTACAGGTGAATTGCTTGACAGCAACGGTATTACTGCATTTGTAATTGAAAAAGGAACACCGGGCTTTAGTGCCGGCCGTAAAGAAAACAAACTTGGAATGCGCGCCAGCGAAACTACCGAGTTGATTTTTGAGAACTGCCGTGTACACAAAAGCCAGATATTAGGCGAAGTAGGCCAAGGTTTCAAACAAGCCATGAAAGTATTAGAAGGCGGTCGCATATCAATCGCAGCACTTTCATTAGGTATTGCCAAAGGAGCTTACGAAGCATCGCTTAAATATGCAAGAGAACGCGAACAGTTTGGTAAACCCATCGGTGAGTTTCAAGCCATCGGGTTTAAATTAGCAGATATGGCTACCCAAATAGAAGCTTCAGAATTGCTTATTATGCAAGCAGCTGATTGTAAAAACCGCAATATGCCATTAAACAAACTTTCGGCAATGGCTAAGTATTACGCATCAGAAGTAGCTGTAAAAGTATCTACCGAAGCCGTGCAGATATTTGGTGGCTATGGCTATACCAAAGATTATCCGGTAGAGAAATTTTACCGCGATAGCAAACTTTGCACCATTGGCGAAGGCACATCAGAGATACAAAAGTTAGTAATCTCAAGAGAGATTTTGAAATAG